The Seriola aureovittata isolate HTS-2021-v1 ecotype China chromosome 7, ASM2101889v1, whole genome shotgun sequence genome includes the window TTTTCCACAGTCACAGCTGCTACATGCACTATTTACTGTATCAAGTCACTTGTAAATCATTTGGTGAAAACATGATAGTTgcgtaggaaaaaaaaatcctccagaGCCTGCGTCATATTTTGAATCTAAttgttctctttctccatcattctgaaaccacaacacaacaaattttGACAATAACTGATTTTCACCACTGCCACGTACAAAGAAGCACAACCTGTTTGGTGTTaactattttgaatttacatgacATAGGTGGGGAATGaatttggcataaacagcaTCACTAATCTTTTACACTATGCCAGAGTACAAttcacagatttaatgtttagatGACAAATCTTCTTTTAAATCCAGACCATAATAATATGTGCTGCTCTAACTAAGCAGACATGGACCCACAAGAAGGCCAAGTGAATGTCTTCACTTCTCTGAACTGAATATTAGGGCAAACGAAGGACATTTACTCAATTAAATTTCTTGAAAGAATATCATCATAggacaaacaacatgaacatgtactgtaatattatcatacagtgttttatttgatctgTCTAACCCTGATTACTCTGTTCTCCTTTCCAtctcttttgttcttctttcactctctcagctccactcGTGTATCCCTGGAAATGTCGTCCactcaaagaaaatataaaacacagagttttaatatttctgatcatgaactgaagatgtaaaaatatcaaatgcaTATCTTATTCTCTTACATCTGCGccacctctgctctcctttcctcctcttttcttcagtTGTGTCttgtcaacacattttcatctcttGTGGTTGGATGAAGATACATTGCAAATAGCCATATTTCATACCCATCCAACCTGTAAAGAGACAACTGGTGTCATTTGTTTTACTATTGAGATAACTGTAATCATTCAACCAATGAACGCGCCGGGTAACCGGGGCCTTTTCGTTTGTGCAGCGTTTTGACTCCATTTCCCAGAAAGCCGTGCGAAAGTTGTTCGGTATTTAGTCTGCGACAAACTGTACGACACAACAGTATATACAcagactgaggaggaagaagtcTGTATAACGAGCCGGCTTACATTTGAACAGAAGACACTTAAACTCTCATaaaatatcttttgttttgttcctgtaGTCGACCCTCGAGGTAAGTTAACTTACTTAGAAAGCGCTTTACCAACGTCCAGCCAACGTTTGCTAACGCTAACTAGCTAACATAAGCCAGTGCTTCCAACGTCACAGACACTGTATTTGACAATTACATGTGCAGTTTTCGTTTTTTTCATGATGTATCATCTGTTACATTTGTTAAAGTCGTTTAAGAGGCTTAAAAGGGCCATAATATTCTGAAATTATTAGTGTTAACtccaactattttttttttaaactcccaTTTGCATGCACATGAATTAATCCAGAGAAAAAGGTGTCCAAGGctccaaaaagaaaatgatactGAATTGAAGTAGAGAAAAGTGGGCAGGTGTTTGGAGTTGTGAAGGTGCTACAAgtaaaccagtggttctcaaccttttttgTTTCGTCAGTGTGTACTTGTGACCCTCACATCGTAGGATATGGCGTTAGTTGTGAGCAGTgcaaactgcaaacaaaaataatatcGATTGTTTCATTTAAACGATTTTAGAGGCTCAAAGAGATGAAAGTACCAAGTATCAGTAtcacataaaagtaaaaaaaaaatcagataaaatataaaaagttaaatgttttttctcacttttgcCTTTTGATAATCTTTATATCCATATAACCAAACCTCCTGATCAACCAATGCTGTTaatgtttgatatttgataaaaggctaaaatgatgataaaaaatattaatcattttctACTTCTTTTGCTCTAAGAATTGCTGCTTTTACTGTTGGTGGAGGTAACTCTGAGTGCTGAAGCTTCGTGACAAAATTacatagaaaaatattttggaCTAAGCACATTGTGCATAATGTGGAATGACAGTGCTTTGATGCTTTTATGTAACTTTGTGATCTGTAACAGCAGATTAGTAATGTGGACTGgacattgtctttttttgtcactgtaCTATGTTCAGAAATGTTAGATGTGCAATTTTATTAGTTGATCTTATATTAGTTCAGTCACTTTCTGGTGCTGTTGGCAGATGTCTCTGGCGGACGAGCTCCTGGCTGACCTGGAGGAGGCTGGAGATGAGGGGGAGGATGGTCTGTAtccagagggagaggagggggagagtgACGGAGAGGCGACTGAGGGAAGGGCAGAGGGAGGGCTGGAAGACATCCCAGAAGAGATGGAGGTGGACTACAGTAAAGCTGAGAGTGTTACGTCCATTGCCAAGCTCCGCAATAGCAAACAGGTGAGTTCTCCCATATAACGGCTTTACACAAGTTGATATTTGCAATAATATGCCAGGTCTGGGCATCCCGGTATAACTAtgctgtgtgttcagttttCAGAAATCATTGACAAAATTTCAGATTATATTGGAAAACAACGCAAGAACTCAGAGGGTGAGTGTAACCCATTTCCTCTTCAGTAGCACTTTGTCATTCctttattatataattacatgttttacattGTAAAGTTGACAATTTGTGTTATGTTTTACAAGTTCCTCACTTAATTcaagttttttgtgtgtgtgtgtgtgtgtatgtttttttttttttctttttttttttttaaatgtgatgatttttgtgtttccttttagTCTCGGGTCCAGTTGAAGCTGACCCAGAATACAGACTGATCGTAGCAGCCAATAACCTCACAGTAGAGATCGACAATGAGCTCAGTGAGTTTGCTGTTCCTGCTTGGTAATACATTTAAAGAGTTAAGGATTTCGTTCTGTTCTGTATAACTTGTCTTTCCGCCTTATTTTCAGATATCATCCACAAGTTTACAAGGGATAAATATTCAAAGAGGTTTCCAGAGCTCGAGTCGCTGGTGCCAGATTCTTTGGATTACATTCGCACAGTCAAGGTGAGACGTGTTATTCAGCTTGTACATGAAAACCCCATTTCCGAATGAGAATAAGAAGCCTATCAGTACTGCTGACAGTGTGTGGGAATTCAATTTTCCTACAATAGTTTCAAATATAAAGGCCCACACCTGCTACACCCTCAAAAGATCATTTATGCAAAGACcatcttcctttttcttttctttgggtAGAACAGGTTGAAAATGTTGTCCTTGTTATCCAGCATCATGTATTCTCGGTTTTGTGTTTCTTAATAAGGAACTGGGGAACAATCTGGAGAAATGCAAGAACAATGAAACGCTTCAGCAAATCCTCACCAACGCCACTATTATGGTTGTCAGCGTCACAGCCTCAACCACACAGGGGTGAGTCCTATGCCACATTACTCCATGTTCAATTAATTCAGCTTCAACATCCTCACTGTCAGAGCGGAGGGACACAGTTGCTGCTTGGCAATACTTTTGATGATTATATAACTctcttgacatttgcaaagtgTGCACTGaaagtttattttgtgtgtattttcatggTTGTAGGTCACTGCTAAGTGAGGATGAACTGAAACAATTGGAGGAGGCATGTGACATGGCCCTGGAGCTAAACCAGTCTAAACACAGGATATATGAATATGTAGAGTCCAGAATGTCATTCATTGCCCCAAATCTGTCCATCATTGTTGGAGCGTCAACAGCTGCAAAGATCATGGGTGAGAGATGCCAAAAGATTCACTTTTAATACACTTCCTGCAGCATTGCACACTGAGGTTACAACTGTAGTTGGTGTTCACAATTAAAGATATTTCTGTTATCACTGTCAATCTGTTATTATTTCCAtgccctcttcctctctctggtttctcttctctcttcaggTATTGCTGGGGGCCTCACCAATCTCTCAAAGATGCCGGCATGTAACTTAATGCTGCTGGGAGCTCAGAGGAGAACCCTGTCTGGCTTCAGCAGCACATCACTGCTTCCCCACACTGGCTTCATCTACCACTGTGATGTTGTCCAGACACTACCACCTGTGAGCTATATATGTActtaaaaaacatacagtagataccCCTGCATTGCAGTGTTTCTGTTATCTAACAGCTTTCTGCCATTTTTGTCTTCAGGACCTCAGGAGGAAAGCAGCTCGTCTGGTGGCTGCAAAATGCACTTTGGCTGCCCGAGTGGACAGTTTCCATGAGAGTTCAGTCGGCAAGGTGACCGCCCAGAAAGAGCACATACATATTAATGCTGAATCTCTGATAAGTAGTGTATAGATACTAACAAGGGCTACAAAATAAATccactatacacacacagattgaaCGTATGTATTTAGATATATACAGTTG containing:
- the prpf31 gene encoding U4/U6 small nuclear ribonucleoprotein Prp31; translated protein: MSLADELLADLEEAGDEGEDGLYPEGEEGESDGEATEGRAEGGLEDIPEEMEVDYSKAESVTSIAKLRNSKQFSEIIDKISDYIGKQRKNSEVSGPVEADPEYRLIVAANNLTVEIDNELNIIHKFTRDKYSKRFPELESLVPDSLDYIRTVKELGNNLEKCKNNETLQQILTNATIMVVSVTASTTQGSLLSEDELKQLEEACDMALELNQSKHRIYEYVESRMSFIAPNLSIIVGASTAAKIMGIAGGLTNLSKMPACNLMLLGAQRRTLSGFSSTSLLPHTGFIYHCDVVQTLPPDLRRKAARLVAAKCTLAARVDSFHESSVGKVGYDLKEEIERKFDKWQEPPPVKQVKPLPAPLDGQRKKRGGRRYRKMKERLGLTEIRKHANRMTFAEIEDDAYQEDLGFSLGQLGKSGSGRVRQAQVNEATKARISKSLQRTLQKQSMTYGGKSTVRDRSSGTSSSVAFTPLQGLEIVNPQAAEKKVAEANQKYFSNMAEFLKVKKEAKM